Within the Gopherus flavomarginatus isolate rGopFla2 chromosome 8, rGopFla2.mat.asm, whole genome shotgun sequence genome, the region NNNNNNNNNNNNNNNNNNNNNNNNNNNNNNNNNNNNNNNNNNNNNNNNNNNNNNNNNNNNNNNNNNNNNNNNNNNNNNNNNNNNNNNNNNNNNNNNNNNNNNNNNNNNNNNNNNNNNNNNNNNNNNNNNNNNNNNNNNNNNNNNNNNNNNNNNNNNNNNNNNNNNNNNNNNNNNNNNNNNNNNNNNNNNNNNNNNNNNNNNNNNNNNNNNNNNNNNNNNNNNNNNNNNNNNNNNNNNNNNNNNNNNNNNNNNNNNNNNNNNNNNNNNNNNNNNNNNNNNNNNNNNNNNNNNNNNNNNNNNNNNNNNNNNNNNNNNNNNNNNNNNNNNNNNNNNNNNNNNNNNNNNNNNNNNNNNNNNNNNNNNNNNNNNNNNNNNNNNNNNNNNNNNNNNTACTAAACAGGTTTTGCTTTAGTAAATTCCCCTTTTAAACCCTAGTTTTAAggctttttaatgcttttttttcttaacctgaTTTGGTATTGCAATCATTTCAATGCACTTTTTATTCACCTTTTACCTGAGGGCCtcccaaacaggttttgccttttctttttcaaacctagtttttcaatattatttaacttttttcttaaatagccacttcaaaaacaaatatttccttttttaaagttcTACTTTCTATTCTTTATAACCAAGCTCATTTAGTCCTCACTAACTTACATCTCTttctttcaaatttcctttttttcctctaaagcttactcaaactttctttttcctcttaACACTCTCACACtcttttttcaacctttttctctccatgtacccaagcacaaacatacacaacacttcccatagtcaaacacatacacacacacattttttaaaatggcgtCGGCGCCACACTTTGGTGCCAatgtcattttctctctctctctctttttgattccaccatgtgctgtctatctttgccctttgcaaagggggctctttttttttttttttttaagtttacactggtattgaatagcttcaatgcttttttatcctgtgcttaccaaacaggttttgccttagtaaattccctttataaacctagctttcaatattatttaacttttttcttaatcCACCCGATATTAATACACTTTTTACATTTATCTCAAAATTTTTTCTATTCTTTACCGATCATCTCTCCTTAATCAAACTCACTAAAAATCTGTCTTTTTCAAACTACTacccttaaaaacaaaaatctttctatTCGTTCATACCCTGCCTTATAGCCAGCCTCTTTTCTTCAATAACTTacctctcttctttcaaatttccttttttcctctaaaccttactcaaactctctctttttttctctttacactcttctttcaacctttttctcttcatgtcaccaagcacaaacatacacaacacttcccctagtcaaacacatacacgcacacttttttcaaaatggccgacagCGCTACACTCTCGCGCCAACGGAAACGGGGGACGGGAAGGcgggacataagccctaaaagggACGTGGAAACCGGTCAAAATTTgtatggtgatgaatactatcgagcCTATTACTACTAACCTatctaaaaatagttttaattaagatacattatagctcatcatggaatagggattataaattctaactttatagcatgagacaatatattcatgtaatgtttaagaaaagttttgtaatgagttccaatagttcatggattagggacccagtcTTATGGGGTTCCTGGGGCTTCAATATAGATTatttatcagaagggtagccgtgttagtctggatctgtaaaagcagcaaagaatcctgtggcaccttatagactaacagatgttttggagcataagctttcgtgggtgacatgcatctgacgaagtgggtattcacccacgaaagctcatgctccaagatgtctgttagtctataaggtgccacaggattctttgctgcttttataacttATTTAGTTATCTATCtttctacccaatgggactcagtgcttaCTAGTAGTATAACgctcgatagtattcatcaccatgcattTTGTGACTGGTTTCCATGCCCCATTTAAGGCTTatgtcccgccttcccaccccaTTTCTGTTGGCGCCGAAGTTTGGCACCAtcggccattttgaaaatttgtgtgtgtttaattaggggaagtgttgtgtgtgtgtttgtgcttgggtacacagagagaaaaaggatgaaagaagagagtgagagagtgtaaaaatggaaaaagaaagtgTGAGTAAGGTTTAGAGAAAAAATGGAAATTGAAAGAAGAGAGGTAAGTTATACAAGAatagaaagagaggaaaaaataaagcaGTAAGAGAGTCTGTGTTACTGAACACATGCAGAGTGAAACATCTTACCCCAGTGACTATTGGTAGTGAAATTATAGCTGTTCTGGGTGGCGAGCCTGGGAAGCTAGCCCCTCCTTTTGGTGGACCAATCAGAGGTTATTTTACAGCTTGGTCACAGAATGCACTTGTTAAACCAATCCTGTAGTcccaagattttaaacaagagACTTTTAGAAATGAACTATTGTGTGGTGGATTATTTGAAAAGCTTTCACCAATGAGCATTTGGCCGTGTGTATAAAAACACGTATTTTTGCGAGCGGGGTTTTAAAACTTGGAGCCTAGACACAAAGACATGTCTATTTACAAGATGCCTACAGAAGCGAAGAAGTCGGAATTGCCCCTGGGTGCACCTGCACGTGTTCAGAAAAGAAGGCCTCTTTACGCTTATTTTGCTAACGAAGAGGCTCATTGCCGAACCCCATGTTTCATCCTGAAATTGAACCAAAGAAAGAGGAAGACTTTATGGAGCCACAGCcatttgtaaaagaaaaaaaaggataaaGTGCGAAAAAAATTGTTGTCGGATTTGGAGAAAGCTGACTCGAATGCAGAGGTAAGACCCTTTTTATAACAAATTAatgaaaaaattacaaaatgttttataaatatagatggttaaatatttttgttttttattggtaGGAATGGAAGAAGAGCCTATATATGAGGACATGGCAACTGAGGGACCGTCGGAGGATAGTGATGTCAAGAACTAACCGATAGACCCCGAGTCATGGAAAGATGGCGACGTTGTTACGGTAAAAGCAAGTGAAAGCTTTACCAGTTGTGAAAAAATTATTACATTTTACGctcttaaaaattattttttgtttttttgggcaGATAACCAAGCTGGGTCTGTACAAGATTACTGCTCTGGTGTGTGACAAGTGGTCAACAGGTACAGAGCCAGAAGCACATGAGGAAGTAAAGGCAGCTTAAATTatttgaaagaaaagaaatatatcTATGTAAGCCACTGGTTAAACGTTACTGTACGGTTGGCTTGATAATAGGTTGCTGAAACCATGATCGACGGAGCCCTCGCCGGTGGTGATTtagaaacaaacaacacaaacagggTGTGCAGCGACTGGTTGTCAACTGTAGAACCAGAAGAACATGATGAGGTAAAAGTTACTTAGAAAATCTtgaaagaaatataaatataaacatataaaaGGGGAGGTTAAACAAGACTATATGTTTGTGTTTAATAACAGGAAGGTACCACGGGGCCCGACGGTGCATTAGCTGGggatgataatgatgatgattCAGAATCAGACAAAGGTACGATTGAGGTAGCATGAATAAACTGtaggtctttttttatttttaaatgtttgcaacaaagaatttaaaacatgtttttactTTGTCTTTGACAGACATCTTCAGAGGATGAAGAGGATAAAGAGAGGCGGCCTTTGAGCAGAATAACCGTGATATGCACCTGTTGTTTTTGCGTGaagcaagatttttaaaaagggtctgTAAAAAGTAAGGAGGGTGACCAGAAGAGCTGCGAAGATGACATTATGGCTGATATTATTAGGGCCGTTGTAGTAAAAGCCATTTACCACTGtttgaaaaaacaacttttggaaAACTGTGCAGCCTGCGTGGTAAACGAGCCCAACTCTTTCAGTCACACTTGTATCTTTTGGGGTCGCTCAGAAGTATTTCATCAGATTAGACGTATTTCTTCTAAACTGAATGTGGCCCAGCTTCTAAATATAATTATAGCCCAAGGCTATAAACTCAAAAAGCTTAACATAACCACTGAAACTATAAATGAAGTTGTTAAAATGATTAAGGAGATTGCAGGGATATCTGACCCAGTGGCCTTGCTGGTAGACCTGTCAAAGGAGGTGGCAGCCAATATTGGCCGATTGGTGTATAGCAGGGTTCGTAAAATGGATTATAAAACTTTTTACATGCCAGCTCCTAACCCTAAAggctaaaaaaaaatacagattaaGATgtattgtaaaattaaaaaaaaaagtttgtataaCTGTTTTCTATATTACTTTGCTTATgcattaaataaatgtgtatagttGTACTCAGTACcagtgtaggttaagaaaaaagagaggttaaaagaaagaacaggacaaaacaaaagatagacagcacatgatggaatcagaatgagagagaataagaaggagagaagcagaaagagtctgtttagtaagcacatggtAAAAAAAGTGAGTAGAAAAGCATTCAGCATCAGGgtagattaagaaaaaaagagaggttaaaagaaagaacagggcaagaaaagggaaaagagagcCCCGTTGCAAAAggcaaagatagacagcacatggttgagtcagaaagagagagagagagagagagagagaaaatttttaCCTGTCATGTCTTCTGTAGAATGAGGCAACTTTCCTGGTTCAGACCCTCTCAGACTTGTTATCACCACCTTTGAATTGACCCAATCAGAGGTTGTTTTACAACAgcatcatagaattcattttcctgaaccaatcctagagtcccaagattttaaacaagagccaactcccttctttccccccgcccctcccttttaactgttttattttctaaagaaacagACCTCCCTCATTTTTCCCACCATGTAGCCCTTTTACAGAGGTATTTTTATAAAACCTAAACCATAAGCTTTTAGtaacacacattttttaaaagtttttctcctaggttttaaactaacatGGGTTATTTTTTAGTAAGcacaatgtgaagctgcagcaaagctcctgttagcaaagcagcctctgtgagtcaGTGGATCACAGGAAGGAGTTTGCTTCTCtacctgctttttaacaaacacatgtTAAAGTTACATTCAGTTTTTCAAAGTTATAATGACTTAAAAAGATAAACCTAAGACACATTCCTTTTGTATGTAttgtaataaaaaaagagcagACAGCAGCACCCTAGGTTTAAAACaccaggtttttagtaacagacagTGTATATACCCCTTATTTTGTTAACCATTGGATTAGAGAGAAgaagtttgtttcttttcccactTTTTAATAAAGAGAGCTGAAAGGCTTGGAAAGGAATAAACACTTGGAAAGACAAGCCTACCTGAAGACCCATATCTTCATTTAGCCCCATAGGCATAAGTGTTTCAATAACATGTATGTTTGCAGAAACAACCCAAgcttaaaaaaacagaaagccTGTTTATAAAAGTTTTCCCCTAGGTTTTAGGCTAGCACTGGTCATTTTTTTTTAGTAAggacagcaggcttttgcagcaaagCGTCTGTTAGCAAAAACAGCGTTGGTGAGCcagtggatcagagataagaaggctgcttctttcttaaactttttaacaaacacaagtaAAAGTTACATTAAATTTTGCAAAGGTATAATGACttgaaaagacaaacctaagacacaTTCCTTTTGTATgccttgtaataaaaaattatgcagaagcaccctTGGTTTAAAACCACAGGTTTTTAGTGACAGACAGTTTATATTctccttattttgtaaaccagtggattagagagaagaagaTTGCTTCTTCCCCTACTTTTTAACAAATAGAAGTGAAAGTTATATTAAGGCTCTTTAGGGgataaacacttgaaaagacatgCCTAAATGAAGACACAGTCCTTTATTTACAGgagtgttttaataaaaaacagcaggcagaagcaccctaggtttAAAACCACAGGTTTTTAGTGACAGACAGTTTATAtaccccttattttgtaaaccagtggatcagagagaagtttgtttctttccccactttttaacaaatagagGTGAAAGGCTTGTAAGGGAATAAACAATTCCATGCACAGCTGCTTACACAATTGTTTGTGCAGGCTTGATCCAAAAGGCTCTAGCCAACCGAGCATCAGTTCCTGCCAAACCACTCCGTTGAACATTCTTACATACAATGTACCTGTGCCTCGTCTCTGTACAGACCTTCAATTGATTCGTTTGGGTTCTCCTGGCCAGAGGCCGGAGTCTCAAACAAATCATGGCCCAGCGCTCTGGCCTCATGTTTCTCCACCACGTTGTTCCTGTGGGTACAggcatccatcccctgtcactcattcccagtttctggcaaacagagggtagggacacttcagagcacggttcttttttgaaccatgttatagtcttggccttcacaacatcctctgtcaaagagttccacaagttgactgtgcattgtgtaaagaaataattcctttagtttgttttaaacctgctgcctattaatttcatttggtgacccttagttcttgtgttatgaggagacATAGCATGGCCTAGTGGACTGAGCACATGACTGAAAGTCAGATATTCCTGAGTCCCGATTATTTGTGTGATGGTTGGCAAGTCTCTCCACTTTTCTTTCTCAATTtcctgtatgtatgtatgtatgtatgtttgaAAGCAGGTTTCTGGCTGGATAAGAATAGAGACAGGAATCTCAAGTTCCTCTTTTGGAAAACTATGTCTAGTCTGCAGACATAGACTAGTACTATTGGACAAAtgatcttttattttcttccacTTCCTTTGTCTTGGAATTGATTCTGTATTAAACACACAACATTTCTTTATTTCAGTAATGCTAATGCAAACCAATTaaattcaaaatgtttaaaattaatgcCTATGCTTAATTGTAAATGAAAATGTAGGATTTATACATTTGGGACTAGATCTTCAGATGGTGTACGCTGTTCATTGTCTTTACACAGCTATCCTGATTTACAgcggctgaggatctgggccataagTAGGAAATTGGGTGCACTTTGTGTCACTTTTTGAAATTAAGACTCCTCGCAGATGTCTGACACAGCTTGTTACTGTTGTTAGTTGAATGCTTAcaaagagcaaaagcaaaactcttgcttttaaagtttggcaaataaaaaaggggtggggatggagcgTAAAGCTGATATATTGAATGCAAAGTTCCTTTCCAGAGCACCCATGTACTGTTGATGTAAACTTCTGAGAATAGAGCTGAGGAAGTGCTGAGACAACTTCTTTTAACTCTTTCAAGCAACTGATTTATACAAAAAACCAGTTTAATGTACAATTGTCAATAAAGGCAAATACCATTATGTCCTATTGAAGCACGTTATAACAAACACTTGTGATTAAAATTTCCTTAATTAAAGTGGGGACATGTTTGAATTTTAACAACTGATTCTGTGGGTTGAATGCATGTGTGTTATAAATCTGCCTATTTGCACTCTGTTTTAATGTTATCTGACTATTGACACTAAAAGAAGTTTTAATAATTTAGATCCCTATCCTGCAAACAATTGCAAGTGTACCTCATTCATGTGCATAGTTTTGCTGACTTCAGTGTTaacgtaaagttaagcatgtgtgtaactttTTGCAGGGTCATAATGGTTGGTAAAGTCTCCCCCTCTCTTTCACTGTATCTCCTTCCATCACTTGACTTATAATGGTTTCCTTCCTCcacatcctttttaaaaacaggaaataatCTATTTTAGGCTAGTGTTTGCGGAGCACTCAGTGCCATGGGGCCCTCGTCTAATGGGGCCTCTGGATGATACTTGAATGCAAAATACTGTAGTGCTATTGTGAAAAGCAATACTAAGCCTGTCCAGCAGATAAAACTCTTCATGTGTGTTTGGTGGTGTGGCTTTTGTGCTGAAGGAATAGGACAAGAAGAACACTTTATTTTGCAGAACCTATGGTAAGATATTTGCAGAGCAAAAAGTGACTAGTCAGAAGACAGAGCATCTAAGACTCAGGAGAAACTCACAAAGACACGGTTTAATTAGATGATTCTAAAAATAACATCATGTATTCACTTTAAATATGCCAAAAACATACTGCTCTCTAAGGGATTAAAATAACACCAGGGGGCACTGTAATATCATTGctagccaggctgcagacagaaCATGCAAACTGCTAGGTGGCTCTAAATTTTGGTGTGAGACtttctaggttttttttaaactgagaaaaatgttttgatttgtcaCAGGCAAAGTTTGAACAACTCCTGCTCATTTCAATAGACATTTGAGCTCTCAAAAGGGTTTTACTTGATTAACATTTTTTTGCTGCTGGCGGTAGCCAGGTCTGGCTATCAGAATTCTCTCTGCAAGACTCCAACACATACCTAAGAAAATCCTCTTTGGTGCCCTGTGCCATTTGGTATTTCTCTAGTAAAGTTCTCTTTTTTTGCAGGTGGCTTGTGACCTTTATTAGAAATCTGCTCATCACTCTGACATGTTGGATTTGTAAGAGAACACAGCTTCTCACCATCTGATAACCTGCAAATACTTAAAAATGAGCAGCGGTTGCTCTAACTCAAGTATTAGCCAACAACAGGTAACAAATACATTAGCAGTTCAAATACTACAGAGGAGACTTTGTGTTGAAGTCTAACAATAGATTTCATTGTCTTTATTGGGATAACAATCCTTTAGTCGATCAACATTTGGACAGTGCTTTGAGGATGTAGAGTGCTAGACAGTGGTTAAGTGTTAAGTTCACAGGGGTTTGCTCCTATGAGCAAGTTGGCAAAGTTCCTGTTGATTTTAGTGGATCCCAGGATCAGCTCTATATGAACTTGAGTAGTCTTCACTCACATGAggcctgctgacttcagtgggactgctcctgttgctgaggctatgtctacactagaaatgctacagcagcagagctgcagcactgtagtgtagacacttactagAGTAACGGAAGGAattcttctgtcactgtagtaaacTCCTctccaagaggcggtagctaggtctgcagaagaattcttccattgacctagtgatGTCTACACGAGCGCTTAAGTCATCTTAATTACATTGCATGGGGTGTGAAAGCTCTGAAGGATGTAGTTAAGCCACCTAACTCTGAAAGgtagaccagccctaacacaAACACAGGGAAAGGTTTGCATATTTGGGCCCTAGTTTTTCATGGCTCAGTCTGTACCATCACCTGCCTTTTAAGTGGCTCCATTTCTTTCTCTGAGAGTTCATGGATGATAGAAATAGAAGACAAAGGGAACTTTATATGGTCAGACATCTGTGCTTGTGAATGAATGGCTGGAACTTGAGGATACTGGGTTTGTTCAGTCAGAAGTATAAGACTGGCTCCAAGAGGTCAAAATTCGATTGCCTGTATTTCAGGTGCTGAACCTATTCACACTAGCATAGATGGAGCCTGTACCCTATACCCTgtaccctgctggtgtgcactataGGTTCTCTAGTGTGCTTTTttgtagtactgtttcaaacagtactatgttaaagtgcactaAGAAACATTAAGAGAGTACTCATTATAATATATGCTACCATAATAAGTAATACAGGTCATTATGATGTATACAAAACTAATTACAGTAAACCCCACCTGATTTTGGACATTTACATAGAAttcaaaaattgctaaaaataaaccCTGAACAATTAAATTAATACATCCCAAAGAACGGAAGCCCTGCCTATGGCTCTGGGCCAGAAAAATTACTTCCAGCACCGATCCCAAGTAACAGGCACTGTGCCTATGATTGCTAGTTCCCCACCAACTCCTGTGCACTTCTGGAGTGGGAAACCATTCCCCTGTGTTGGATTGCAAGGTGGCCAGACTACTCTCCTCACCCTGGGAGACAGTCAGATACAGACATGTAGGGTGCGGGGAGCCAGTGTTCAGCCCCTCTGCACAGCAGTTCCAATTCCTTGTTCTTGGCCCCATCACACCACTCGAGCATCTGCCCTCTCTTTGCTGCTCTCATATCCTGAGGGCAGGTGTACACTAAAAAGTTAATTTGACCCgcctatgtcgctcaggggtgtgaaaaatctatacccctgagtgacgtagttaagctgacctaaccctagtgtagacagcactaggttgatggacaaattcttccatcaactttgctgtcgcctcttggggaggtggatagaTTAATGTGATAAGAGAAGCCCTCCTGTCCAGACACAATGCACTGCTGTAAATTCCACAGTTACTTTTAGACTGCCAGCATATCTTCGTTTACACCTGTCCCATTGTGTTCCCCTGGGCTTTGAACAGAGGTTGAATAATGAACTGACCTCTGTGCTTTCCTGCTGTTGATTTTCTGCCTCTGCAACACAACACTCTAGCAACAGAATGTCTTTCCCCTAAACAACAAACTCTCCATCTCCTCCATGCAGCTGCTGAAATTTTCTGCTAAAGGTGGGGTGTTCTGCATTTGTTGGAGCGTAGTGCTGCAGAAAGCTTCTTCGCTTCCCCCAGATATTCTGTATTGTACCCTAAATTAATATCAGACCAAGAGCATTttgaaaatcaattaaaaaaacaaaacactaatgTAGACTCATTGGCTCAAGCCAGCTGTTTAATGACACTACATGTTGGGAGTGCAATCAGTCACTTACAGATTTGCAGAAGTTTCCTGTGAGCTCACTAAGGTTTCAGTGTAGCTATCTTGAAACTCACATGATGTTTATAACATTTGCATTTTCCACAGTGTCCTTTAAACAAGCTTTGTTACTGAAACAGTAGTTTCAGACCACAGGCAAGAACCAGGGACAGATTCAGGCAGGGAGCCTTGACCTGGTGATGTTGTTTCAGACATTAAATATCTATTAAAAAAATAGCAAAGTGGGGATTTTCACCCAAGCTGGCATGAAAGTTCTGAATCCATACACTCTGGAGAAGGAAAAATATGGAATTGAGGCTGAGGGAGGTCTCCCATATAACTCAAATAAGGAGCATGGGCCTGGGTTGATATTAAATTTAGGATCTCATCCAAGCCCAGTAAAGTATTTCCATTGATGCTAGtagctttagatcaggcctttaGATGGATGAGAAGTCTGGAAAAAATTTCTAGTTCCCCCACTGCTTCTTTTGATTAGTTGTTTCTTGCCCTCTTTTTCAGGCCCAGTATCACTAATCACCTCATCCTGATGCACCATACATTATGGTTCACATCAATCTATTGAAAAAATTGATGTGTGGAATCTTGTTATTGCTTGTGGTTCTGACTATTTGTTTGTGGAGGGAAACAAGAAAAGGCTACTACATTCCCTTCAAAACAGAAAGCAAAAGTTTTCAGATTCCCAGAGCTCTGGGAAAAGGAGATGTACTTACATCCCGTCTTCTTTCAAGCAAAGCTGTCAACGAGAAGGGCCAACTATCTGCTGCTTTGCCGGTCAAACTGAATAAAGTAAATGGCATCATCTCTTCAACCCCTCCAGGAAACAATGCAGTGGCAAAGTCCAAGAAATCAATGCTCTCTGTGAATGTCTGGAATGAGGACAGTTCATCAAAGAATCTCATACCCAGGCTGCAAAAGGTCAAAAACAATTACCTGTCCATGAACAAGTACAATGTGACTTACAAAGGGCAAAGGAATATGGCCAAACTCAGTCCAGAGAAACTGCTGTGCCAGCTCCGGGACAGAGTGAATGTGACAATGATCCATGGGTCAGACGGTCCGTTCAATACCTCTGAATGGCAGATGTATCTACCAAGAAAAAACCTCAGCCAAGAAGTCGGCCACTTCCGTCAATGCGCTGTCGTGTCTTCAGCAGGATCTCTGAAGTCCTCGCATCTGGGACCAGAGATAGGTTAGTATTACTCTGTTAGGATAAAACAATATCATCTGGCTTTTTAACTCTGAGGTTGGAACAATCGACCATCGCACTTGATTTACCCATAGGACtttctccatttaaaattaatctgAGAATTTACAAAGACACTTGCACCAACTTGAAATATTCAGTTAAGATTCTTATTGATTGCAGGTGTGTGTGGT harbors:
- the ST6GAL1 gene encoding beta-galactoside alpha-2,6-sialyltransferase 1 gives rise to the protein MVHINLLKKLMCGILLLLVVLTICLWRETRKGYYIPFKTESKSFQIPRALGKGDVLTSRLLSSKAVNEKGQLSAALPVKLNKVNGIISSTPPGNNAVAKSKKSMLSVNVWNEDSSSKNLIPRLQKVKNNYLSMNKYNVTYKGQRNMAKLSPEKLLCQLRDRVNVTMIHGSDGPFNTSEWQMYLPRKNLSQEVGHFRQCAVVSSAGSLKSSHLGPEIDSHDAVLRFNGAPTVGFQNDVGEKTTVRLVNSQLVTVEEQKFLTDTLYNTGILIVWDPAPYHAEIHEWYRKPDYSFFVNYKAYRTRHPEQPFYILNPKMQWQLWDILQENSLEEIQPNPPSSGMLGIVIMMTLCDEVNVYEFLPSKRRTDICHYYQRYHDRACTMGAYHPLLFEKNLVKHINQGQNELIYTHGKVTLPGFRNMHC